One Strix uralensis isolate ZFMK-TIS-50842 chromosome 9, bStrUra1, whole genome shotgun sequence DNA segment encodes these proteins:
- the MAB21L4 gene encoding LOW QUALITY PROTEIN: protein mab-21-like 4 (The sequence of the model RefSeq protein was modified relative to this genomic sequence to represent the inferred CDS: deleted 1 base in 1 codon): protein MVLRAALPGTHPAMVLVNTRLWLPSTHPALLPALPSLPTYFSSCLKQAQDSGRAAMAARASHWQSYLGAIVSRERQRLEHFQQAEDILLTLLEGVHAREPRFLVDYARNLEAFEFALCASEDAVTMEVPLRIDGNALRVLACRPGDTADGHRPGLGTCYLEVPSPETALEDWTSTVGVMERGGGARCLVPGKVLQHLKELLVSAIVCCQRRFLLQPGDLSAENLREDAMELSLLIRGGWKTIRFDIIPVVRRQQEPLWLKGRQSNGVFPEGSLWKATEEAHFVPASPHCWRSSTHLPVLKLLRAVDTLKGPRLDSLRLLDQLRSQDWQEEGGKGSLTFNHLKMVLLWSTELFPSPEDWQDLEGSVYRLLVILLRCLATQRLPHFLHPEENLFQGEAPDLASLYHKVESFARDPRRFLCFRFGPPARTDSWQADPSTRALLHVPTKDRSYWDTAYFDILLSQFQVYRIQDGARHSAMSQLLSKIRQEIPLQS, encoded by the exons ATGGTGCTCCGGGCAGCTCTTCCTGGCACTCACCCAGCAATGGTGCTTGTCAACACCCGGCTGTGGCTTCCCTCCACCCACCCCGCActg ctcccagccctgccctccctgcccacatatttttcttcctgcttgaAGCAGGCTCAGGACAGTGGCAGAGCTGCCATGGCAGCCAGAGCTTCCCACTGGCAGAGCTACCTTGGGGCGATTGTGTCCCGTGAGAGGCAGCGGCTGGAGCATTTCCAGCAGGCCGAGGACATCCTGCTGACCCTGCTGGAGGGTGTCCATGCCAGGGAGCCCCGCTTCCTTGTGGACTACGCCAGGAACTTGGAAGCCTTCGAGTTTGCTCTCTGCGCCTCCGAGGATGCTGTCACCATGGAGGTCCCCCTGCGGATTGACGGCAATGCCCTGCGGGTGCTGGCATGCCGGCCCGGGGACACCGCAGACGGCCACCGTCCGGGGCTGGGCACCTGCTATCTGGAAGTGCCCTCTCCAGAGACTGCCCTGGAGGACTGGACGAGCACCGTGGGTGTCATGGAGCGGGGAGGTGGTGCGAGGTGCCTGGTTCCAGGTAAAGTCCTCCAGCACCTGAAGGAGCTTCTCGTTTCGGCCATTGTGTGCTGTCAACGCCGCTTCCTGCTTCAGCCAG GTGACCTCAGTGCTGAAAATCTGCGGGAAGATGCCATGGAGCTCTCCCTGCTGATCCGTGGCGGTTGGAAGACCATCCGCTTTGACATCATCCCTGTGGTGAGGAGGCAACAGGAGCCGCTCTGGCTCAAGGGGCGGCAGAGCAACGGGGTATTCCCTGAAGGCAGCCTCTGGAAGGCCACAGAAGAGGCCCACTTCGTCCCTGCCTCTCCCCATTGCTGGAG ATCCTCTACTCACCTCCCAGTCCTGAAGCTGCTCCGGGCAGTGGACACGCTGAAGGGACCCCGTCTGGACAGCCTTCGCCTGCTCGATCAGCTACGCAGCCAGGACTGGCAAGAGGAGGGTGGGAAAGGCAGTCTCACCTTCAATCACCTGAAG aTGGTGCTGCTGTGGAgcacagagctcttcccctccccagaggACTGGCAGGACCTGGAGGGCTCTGTCTACAGGCTCTTGGTGATCCTCCTCCGCTGCCTGGCCACCCAGCGCCTGCCCCACTTCCTGCACCCGGAGGAGAACCTCTTCCAAGGAGAGGCCCCAGACCTCGCCTCCCTCTACCATAAGGTGGAGAGTTTCGCTCGGGACCCCCGGCGCTTCCTCTGCTTCCGTTTTGGCCCCCCCGCGCGCACTGACAGCTGGCAGGCAGATCCCAGCACCCGAGCCCTCCTGCATGTCCCCACCAAGGACAGGTCCTACTGGGACACAGCCTACTTTGACATCCTGCTCAGCCAG TTCCAGGTGTACCGGATCCAGGACGGTGCACGCCACTCAGCAATGTCCCAGCTCCTCTCCAAGATCCGGCAAGAAATCCCCCTGCAGAGCTGA